In the Leptotrichia sp. oral taxon 847 genome, one interval contains:
- a CDS encoding YARHG domain-containing protein: MKKLSIVVLILALMASCSNQNKDNNAKDTRYQSATYTKPQNPQGATVALNSTDFRVDNDFIYYKGAIFTGKITFDLPQKSGYFFVSNGKLQGETEINYKLTGTKKVQVYEQGKLMQLTQTENSVTTVVDYSDDPASIDNRKIVKVATKYDKNLYSMDFVTLDGEIQKNGKTLKNLEVKEEDYQKYVSGVVEENGGIYKIYYNFDNSTGEVSETQYKLDSKKQKSEILSGVRKLSEINMVLENGMTLFRRIMSATGENTNPSTPAPEQPVQQNTGTAAPNTTDAANSTNPNPITSPAQSNQNDDDLATLDRVYDEVMHKNNKDILKTFSKQKLGYIRNTLFAKKGYIFTKSREYADYFSKKSWYNGRYNTDEILNPEEKKFVLIIKEYEK, translated from the coding sequence ATGAAAAAACTATCAATAGTAGTTCTTATTTTGGCACTTATGGCATCTTGTTCAAACCAAAATAAGGATAATAATGCAAAAGATACTAGATATCAATCTGCTACTTATACAAAGCCGCAAAATCCACAAGGAGCTACGGTTGCATTAAATTCAACTGATTTTAGGGTCGACAACGATTTTATCTATTATAAAGGAGCAATTTTTACAGGAAAAATTACATTTGATCTTCCACAAAAAAGCGGATATTTCTTTGTAAGTAATGGAAAATTGCAAGGGGAAACTGAAATAAATTATAAATTGACTGGAACGAAGAAAGTGCAAGTTTATGAGCAAGGAAAACTTATGCAGCTTACTCAAACTGAAAATAGTGTAACAACTGTTGTAGATTATTCTGATGATCCTGCTTCTATCGATAATCGAAAAATTGTAAAGGTTGCTACAAAATATGATAAAAACTTGTATTCAATGGATTTTGTAACTTTGGATGGAGAAATTCAAAAAAATGGAAAAACTTTGAAAAATTTGGAAGTAAAAGAAGAAGATTATCAAAAATATGTAAGTGGAGTAGTTGAAGAAAATGGCGGAATTTATAAAATTTACTATAACTTTGACAACTCAACTGGAGAAGTTTCTGAAACACAATATAAACTTGATTCCAAAAAACAAAAAAGCGAAATATTGTCTGGAGTTAGAAAATTAAGTGAAATTAATATGGTGCTTGAAAATGGAATGACTTTATTTAGAAGAATAATGTCAGCTACTGGAGAAAACACAAATCCTTCTACTCCAGCTCCAGAACAGCCAGTACAGCAAAATACAGGAACTGCTGCTCCAAATACAACAGATGCAGCAAATTCAACTAATCCTAATCCAATTACTTCACCAGCACAGTCTAATCAAAATGACGATGATTTGGCGACATTGGACAGAGTTTACGACGAGGTTATGCACAAAAATAACAAAGACATACTAAAGACTTTTTCAAAACAAAAATTGGGATATATAAGAAATACGCTATTTGCAAAAAAGGGATATATATTCACAAAAAGTCGTGAATATGCTGATTATTTTTCTAAAAAAAGTTGGTACAACGGAAGATATAATACAGATGAAATTTTAAATCCAGAAGAGAAAAAATTTGTTCTTATAATAAAAGAATATGAAAAATAA